From Flavobacterium alkalisoli, the proteins below share one genomic window:
- the polA gene encoding DNA polymerase I, which translates to MSQQKRLFLLDAYALIFRGYYAFIKNPRINSKGMDTSAIMGFMNSLLDVIKREKPDHLAVAFDKEGSAVRTEMFTAYKANRDETPEAIKLAIPYIHEILKAMHIPIVELAGCEADDLIGTIAKQAEKQGYQVFMVTPDKDFAQLVSENIFMYRPARMGNGIEIWGVPEVLERFEIERPEQVIDFLGMMGDAVDNIPGLPGVGEKTAKKLLKDYGSMENLLANTHELKGKMKEKIEENAEQGILSKKLATIIIDCDVTFDEKDYELSKPDTEKVEAIFNDLEFRRMAEQFHKLFADGEEYSEVASNTTAPTKKVAKGNDSQFSLFGGGEEDSEGDTATTSSFYNTLENTNHFYQVIEGSLPVSLLIRDMLKQPSICFDTETTGVDTLTAELVGMSFAWETGKAFYVPFPANRDEAQELVNKFIPFFEDENIEKVGQNLKYDIQILSNYGITVKGKIFDTMIAHYLINPDMRHGMDVLAETYLKYSPKSIEELIGKKGKNQKSMRDVELELIKEYAAEDADITLQLKEVFAPQLEATATRKLFDEIEIPLMPVLAAMEHEGINLDTNYLKQLSVELTNDAKTLEQRIYETAGESFNLASPKQLGEILFDKLKIGGAKQKKTKTGQYATGEEVLSYLSQEHPIVQDILDWRQLVKLQNTYVDALPLQVQPKTGRVHTDYMQTVAATGRLSSNNPNLQNIPIRTERGRQIRKAFIARDENYKLVSADYSQIELRIIAALSGDPEMVKSFQNKEDIHAATAAKVFNVALAEVTREQRSHAKTVNFGIIYGVSAFGLSNQTSLSRSESKELIDAYYLTYPTLRNYINEQIEFARENGYVQTISGRRRYLKDINSQNAVVRGAAERNAVNAPIQGSAADIIKIAMINIHKRLTEENWKSKMLLQVHDELVFDVHTSELEKIKPMIKHEMENAFILNVPLEVEIGEGNNWLEAH; encoded by the coding sequence ATGTCACAACAAAAACGACTTTTCCTACTCGATGCTTATGCATTAATATTCCGTGGTTACTATGCTTTCATCAAAAACCCGAGGATAAATTCCAAAGGAATGGACACCTCGGCCATTATGGGTTTCATGAACTCTTTACTTGATGTTATTAAGCGTGAAAAGCCCGACCATCTTGCAGTAGCATTTGACAAGGAAGGAAGTGCTGTGCGTACCGAAATGTTTACGGCCTATAAAGCCAACAGGGATGAAACACCCGAAGCCATAAAACTTGCCATACCCTATATTCATGAAATACTTAAGGCGATGCACATTCCTATTGTGGAACTCGCAGGATGTGAGGCCGATGACCTTATAGGAACGATTGCAAAACAGGCAGAAAAACAGGGCTATCAGGTTTTTATGGTAACCCCTGACAAGGACTTTGCACAGTTGGTTAGTGAAAATATTTTTATGTACCGTCCTGCCCGTATGGGTAACGGTATAGAGATATGGGGCGTGCCCGAAGTATTGGAGCGTTTTGAAATTGAAAGGCCTGAACAGGTTATCGACTTTTTAGGGATGATGGGTGATGCGGTAGATAACATACCGGGACTGCCGGGAGTAGGTGAAAAAACAGCCAAAAAACTGCTTAAGGATTATGGCTCTATGGAAAACCTGCTTGCCAACACGCACGAGCTGAAAGGAAAAATGAAAGAGAAGATCGAAGAGAATGCCGAACAGGGTATCCTTTCTAAAAAACTGGCAACCATTATTATAGATTGTGATGTAACATTTGACGAGAAAGACTATGAACTTTCTAAACCGGATACCGAAAAGGTAGAAGCCATTTTTAACGACCTTGAATTTAGAAGAATGGCTGAGCAGTTCCACAAACTGTTTGCCGACGGAGAGGAGTACAGCGAAGTTGCATCTAACACAACTGCGCCTACTAAAAAAGTAGCCAAAGGTAACGACTCACAGTTCTCTCTTTTTGGAGGCGGTGAGGAAGACAGTGAAGGTGACACAGCTACAACAAGCAGTTTTTACAACACCCTTGAAAACACCAATCATTTTTATCAGGTAATAGAAGGCAGTCTTCCGGTTAGCCTGCTAATACGTGATATGCTAAAGCAGCCCAGCATTTGCTTTGATACCGAAACCACAGGTGTTGATACACTTACTGCCGAGCTGGTTGGTATGTCGTTTGCATGGGAAACAGGAAAAGCATTTTATGTTCCTTTTCCTGCAAACAGGGATGAAGCACAGGAACTGGTAAATAAATTCATTCCGTTTTTTGAAGACGAGAACATAGAGAAAGTAGGCCAGAACTTAAAGTATGATATTCAGATACTTTCCAACTACGGTATTACAGTTAAAGGAAAGATATTTGATACCATGATTGCCCATTACCTTATCAATCCGGATATGAGGCATGGTATGGATGTGCTGGCTGAAACCTACCTTAAATATTCGCCTAAATCCATTGAGGAGCTTATAGGCAAAAAAGGAAAGAACCAAAAGTCGATGCGTGACGTGGAGCTGGAGCTTATTAAGGAATATGCTGCCGAAGATGCCGACATTACCCTTCAGCTTAAGGAGGTATTTGCACCACAGCTGGAAGCTACTGCCACACGCAAACTTTTTGACGAGATAGAAATACCATTAATGCCCGTACTTGCGGCTATGGAACATGAAGGCATTAATTTAGACACCAATTATCTGAAACAGCTTTCGGTTGAGCTTACCAATGATGCCAAAACACTGGAGCAGCGCATTTATGAAACTGCCGGAGAATCGTTTAACCTGGCATCACCAAAACAATTGGGAGAAATACTGTTTGACAAGCTTAAGATAGGCGGAGCCAAACAAAAGAAAACCAAAACGGGTCAGTATGCAACAGGCGAGGAAGTACTTTCTTACCTGTCGCAGGAACACCCTATTGTTCAGGACATATTAGACTGGAGGCAGCTTGTAAAACTGCAAAACACCTATGTAGATGCATTGCCATTACAGGTACAGCCTAAAACAGGCCGTGTACATACCGATTATATGCAAACGGTAGCTGCAACAGGACGTTTGAGTTCCAACAACCCTAACCTGCAAAACATCCCTATCCGTACGGAAAGGGGAAGACAGATACGTAAGGCATTTATTGCCCGCGATGAAAACTACAAACTGGTTTCTGCCGATTACTCGCAAATAGAGCTTCGCATTATCGCAGCACTTAGCGGTGACCCTGAAATGGTAAAATCATTCCAGAACAAAGAGGATATTCACGCTGCTACCGCTGCAAAAGTATTTAATGTTGCTCTTGCAGAAGTAACCCGCGAACAGCGTAGCCATGCCAAGACCGTAAACTTTGGTATTATCTATGGGGTTTCGGCCTTTGGTTTAAGTAACCAGACATCGCTAAGCCGTTCGGAATCGAAAGAGCTTATTGATGCCTATTACCTAACCTACCCTACCCTTAGAAACTATATTAACGAGCAGATAGAGTTTGCCCGTGAAAATGGCTATGTACAAACCATATCAGGGCGACGTCGTTATCTGAAAGACATCAATTCACAAAATGCAGTTGTTCGCGGTGCAGCAGAACGAAATGCCGTTAACGCACCTATACAGGGTAGCGCAGCCGATATCATTAAGATTGCAATGATAAACATCCACAAAAGGCTTACGGAAGAGAACTGGAAGAGTAAGATGCTGCTACAGGTACACGATGAGCTTGTGTTTGATGTTCATACAAGCGAACTGGAGAAAATAAAGCCGATGATTAAGCATGAAATGGAAAACGCCTTTATCCTGAATGTTCCGCTTGAAGTAGAAATAGGCGAAGGAAACAACTGGCTTGAAGCACATTAA
- a CDS encoding metallophosphoesterase, which translates to MLRWILFAVFVLIVELYAFQAVKTLTKIRWVLIAYQILSLLIVVYMFYSFATQFDRSVGQTKHTLFTIGLFLITYIPKMLLMVFMFGEDIIRIIGGFLKEFVGTTDESFLTTRRKFVSQIALGVAAIPFLSLLYGMTKGKYNYKLHKQTIYFPDLPDSFDGLTITQISDVHSGSLDNHHEIEHAINMINEQKSDIVLFTGDIVNTHAWEMNPWIEAFRKIEAPAFGKYSVLGNHDYGEYVTWPSQKDKNENFEAIKDLHRQIDFKLLLNENVKLKKGNDEIALIGVENWGVGFKQAGDLAKASEGVKDNDFKILMSHDPSHWEHEVKTHKSNYHLTLSGHTHGSQFGIEIPGYFKWSPIQYRYKQWAGLYENLGRYVYVNRGFGFHAYPGRVGIWPEITVIELKKASNVA; encoded by the coding sequence ATGTTACGCTGGATACTATTTGCTGTTTTTGTGCTTATTGTAGAGCTGTATGCTTTTCAGGCTGTAAAAACGCTAACTAAAATAAGATGGGTGCTAATAGCCTATCAAATACTGTCGCTACTTATAGTAGTTTATATGTTTTATTCTTTTGCTACACAATTTGACCGCAGTGTAGGGCAAACAAAACATACCCTTTTTACCATAGGTCTTTTTCTTATTACTTACATTCCTAAAATGCTGCTGATGGTATTTATGTTTGGGGAAGATATTATAAGGATTATAGGTGGTTTTCTTAAGGAGTTTGTCGGTACTACCGATGAGTCTTTCCTTACTACCAGAAGAAAGTTTGTAAGCCAGATTGCCCTTGGGGTGGCTGCCATTCCTTTTTTGTCTTTACTGTATGGTATGACAAAAGGGAAATACAATTATAAATTACATAAGCAAACAATTTACTTTCCTGATCTCCCTGATAGTTTTGACGGACTTACCATAACCCAGATATCTGATGTGCATAGTGGTAGCCTTGATAATCATCATGAAATTGAGCATGCCATAAACATGATTAATGAACAGAAATCAGATATTGTACTTTTTACGGGAGATATAGTAAATACACATGCCTGGGAAATGAATCCGTGGATTGAGGCTTTTAGAAAAATTGAAGCACCTGCATTTGGTAAATACTCGGTATTGGGTAATCACGACTATGGTGAGTATGTAACCTGGCCTTCGCAAAAGGATAAGAACGAAAACTTTGAGGCTATTAAAGACCTTCACAGGCAAATTGATTTTAAACTGTTGCTTAACGAAAACGTGAAGCTTAAAAAAGGTAATGATGAAATCGCCCTGATAGGAGTTGAAAACTGGGGTGTCGGTTTTAAACAGGCGGGTGATTTGGCAAAAGCTTCAGAAGGTGTAAAGGATAATGACTTTAAGATACTTATGAGCCACGATCCGTCTCACTGGGAGCATGAGGTAAAAACACATAAAAGCAACTACCACCTTACCCTGAGCGGACATACTCACGGTTCTCAGTTTGGTATAGAAATACCGGGTTATTTTAAATGGAGCCCTATACAATACCGTTACAAACAGTGGGCAGGATTATACGAAAATCTTGGTCGCTATGTGTACGTTAACAGGGGGTTTGGTTTTCATGCTTATCCCGGCCGCGTAGGGATATGGCCTGAAATTACCGTTATAGAACTAAAAAAAGCCTCAAACGTAGCGTGA
- a CDS encoding thioredoxin family protein, translated as MSKFGELINSQVPVLIDFYTEWNEPSVSMHPVIRDVAAALGDRAKVIKIDVDKNQELADALRIKGLPTLMIYKEGQMVWRQSGELDANTIIGLVQEHS; from the coding sequence ATGTCAAAATTTGGAGAACTTATAAACTCCCAGGTACCTGTACTTATTGATTTTTATACAGAATGGAACGAGCCGTCTGTATCTATGCATCCTGTAATTAGAGATGTGGCTGCGGCGCTTGGCGACAGGGCTAAGGTTATAAAAATTGATGTGGATAAAAACCAGGAACTGGCTGATGCCTTACGAATCAAAGGGCTCCCAACGCTAATGATTTATAAAGAAGGGCAAATGGTGTGGAGGCAATCAGGCGAGCTTGACGCTAATACTATAATAGGACTTGTGCAGGAACACTCCTAG
- a CDS encoding polysaccharide deacetylase family protein yields the protein MKTYWVKTGSIIKRFFKGYVWDVPNSSNTIYLTFDDGPTPEITEWVLGILKQHDIKATFFCIGNNIEKYPDIFKKVVEQGHSIANHTFNHVNGWNTQNDAYLENTDACEKSIERHTGTVYTQKLFRPPYGKIKSTQAAEVRKRGYKIIMWDVLSADFDKKITPQKCLANVTKNTREGSVIIFHDSVKAFPNLEYALPKAIDYLKGKGFNFAALD from the coding sequence ATGAAAACATATTGGGTAAAAACTGGAAGCATAATAAAAAGGTTCTTTAAAGGCTATGTTTGGGATGTGCCAAACAGCAGCAACACCATATATCTCACTTTTGATGACGGCCCTACCCCGGAGATTACCGAATGGGTTTTAGGAATACTAAAACAACACGATATTAAAGCCACTTTCTTTTGTATTGGTAATAACATAGAAAAGTACCCTGATATATTTAAAAAGGTAGTTGAACAGGGCCATAGCATTGCCAACCACACCTTTAATCATGTTAACGGCTGGAATACACAAAACGATGCTTACTTAGAAAACACAGATGCCTGTGAAAAATCAATTGAGAGGCACACAGGAACAGTTTACACACAAAAGCTATTCAGGCCACCTTACGGAAAGATTAAAAGCACTCAGGCAGCAGAAGTGCGAAAAAGAGGATATAAGATTATTATGTGGGATGTTTTAAGTGCAGATTTTGATAAAAAGATTACCCCGCAAAAATGCCTGGCAAACGTTACCAAAAATACAAGGGAAGGCAGCGTGATAATATTTCACGACAGTGTAAAGGCATTTCCTAATCTAGAATATGCCCTGCCTAAAGCAATAGATTACCTAAAAGGGAAGGGATTTAACTTTGCAGCCCTGGACTAG
- a CDS encoding glycosyltransferase family 117 protein, translating into MMTFNFKKWNTILGWTVFTIALVVYSLTVEPTLSFWDCGEYIPTAAKLEVGHPPGAPLFQMVGAFFAMFATAPDKIALMVNMVSVVSSAFTILFMFWSLTMLLRTLLERFSEFNNNNALMVLGSAAVGSLAFTFTDSFWFNATEAEVYAMASLFISLLLWLGLRWEQDMNTPRGNKWLLIISLVVGLSFGVHFMALLTIPAIGFIYYFKNYEKITVKSFIIANIVIVAILLFIFKLLLPYTLALFGKTEIFMVNKMGLPFNSGTIFMALLIVALFYFGLNYTRKNNYALANTLVLCVLFIFIGFSTWMMLPIRANANVVINENRPSDAAEVLAYYNREQYGEQKLFYGPMFSDTYAGLDKENPYEDEKPNYQRDYKKGEYVIVNNYKNAKQNTDDNHKGFMPRMWSTDHAVNYMNFTRPLDFRIDPNYDFSQDLVQYGLPLDQMSDEEVGKAMAQVRDELQNVITQFKTGYQQGKMDLEDYDRFLKNYSQYLIIDKPSFADNMKFMFEYQFGYMYFRYFMWNFSGRQNDIQGRYDSYDGNWMSGIKVVDEWHLGSQENLPSDQLNNKARNFYYLLPLILGLIGLAYHASKDLKSFYVLLILFLFTGLALKIYLNERPFEPRERDYALVGSFYVFAMWIGFGVYAIYDSIKKLLAPKIAGPVVLAVTMLAGPVLLASQNWDDHDRSDRYTALAMAKAYLESCDQNAILFTIGDNDTFPLWYAQEVEGIRTDIRIVNTSLFMTDWYIDQMKAKAYESEPLPISFTHDQYVQGTRDYMFLDRRTDKRLDINDFMDFIASDDPRTKVELRNGHMINYFPTNKIRLNVDRESVIKNKIVAPELYDSIVPYIDIDIKGDALYKNRLLMLDLVNNNNWERPIYFTGGSFGDDDYLWMKEYLQLDGMVFKLIPVKTPIPKEGSLLDMGNIDTDKMYDIVMSWDWGNSESPKIYHDPETRKNSITYRTNLARLMEKLMTEGKNEKAKNIADLAMTKMPVEYFNYYTLLEPYATAYYKLGEKEKAQDLLKKLIAKYQENLTFYKGLNASEQNHIVVDIITDIERYRSLLLIMKDEGDLNLYNKEKPVFNKYNNMFERFDRDNEE; encoded by the coding sequence ATGATGACATTTAACTTTAAAAAATGGAATACCATTTTGGGCTGGACGGTTTTTACCATTGCCCTTGTTGTTTATTCATTAACCGTAGAGCCTACCCTTAGTTTTTGGGATTGCGGCGAATACATACCAACAGCAGCAAAACTTGAAGTAGGCCACCCTCCCGGAGCACCTTTGTTCCAAATGGTAGGTGCCTTTTTTGCAATGTTTGCAACAGCACCAGATAAGATTGCCCTAATGGTAAACATGGTATCGGTGGTATCAAGTGCGTTTACAATATTGTTTATGTTCTGGTCACTAACTATGTTACTAAGAACACTGCTTGAGAGATTTTCTGAATTTAACAACAATAATGCTCTTATGGTATTAGGTAGTGCCGCCGTAGGTTCACTTGCCTTTACTTTTACTGATAGTTTTTGGTTTAACGCTACCGAAGCCGAGGTTTATGCAATGGCTTCTCTGTTCATATCGTTACTGTTATGGCTGGGACTACGCTGGGAACAGGACATGAACACACCTAGAGGAAACAAATGGCTACTTATTATTTCATTAGTAGTTGGTTTATCTTTTGGTGTTCACTTTATGGCACTCCTTACCATCCCTGCCATTGGATTTATATACTACTTTAAAAACTATGAAAAGATTACGGTTAAGAGCTTCATTATAGCAAACATAGTTATTGTTGCCATACTTTTATTCATATTCAAGCTATTATTACCATATACCCTTGCCCTATTTGGTAAGACAGAAATCTTTATGGTAAACAAAATGGGACTTCCGTTTAACTCGGGTACCATTTTCATGGCATTGCTAATTGTAGCCCTTTTCTATTTCGGACTTAACTATACACGTAAAAACAATTATGCACTGGCAAACACATTAGTACTTTGTGTACTTTTTATATTTATAGGCTTCTCTACCTGGATGATGCTTCCTATACGTGCGAACGCTAACGTTGTTATTAACGAGAACAGGCCTTCGGATGCTGCCGAGGTACTTGCTTACTACAACCGTGAGCAGTATGGTGAACAAAAACTATTTTACGGCCCAATGTTCTCTGACACTTATGCAGGCCTTGATAAGGAAAACCCTTATGAAGACGAAAAGCCTAACTACCAGAGAGATTACAAAAAAGGCGAGTATGTAATTGTAAACAATTATAAAAACGCCAAACAAAACACTGACGATAACCACAAAGGTTTTATGCCAAGGATGTGGAGTACAGATCATGCGGTTAACTACATGAACTTTACAAGGCCTTTGGATTTCAGGATAGACCCTAATTACGATTTCTCTCAGGACCTTGTACAATATGGACTTCCTTTAGACCAAATGAGCGATGAGGAAGTAGGAAAAGCTATGGCACAGGTTCGTGATGAACTTCAAAACGTAATAACCCAATTCAAGACCGGTTACCAACAAGGAAAAATGGATCTTGAAGATTACGACCGATTCCTTAAAAACTACAGTCAGTACCTTATCATAGACAAACCATCATTTGCCGATAATATGAAGTTCATGTTTGAATACCAGTTTGGGTACATGTATTTCAGATATTTTATGTGGAACTTCTCAGGAAGGCAAAACGATATTCAGGGAAGATATGACAGTTATGATGGTAACTGGATGAGCGGGATTAAGGTTGTTGACGAATGGCATTTGGGTTCTCAGGAAAACCTTCCGAGTGACCAGCTTAACAATAAAGCCAGAAACTTCTACTATCTGCTACCACTTATACTAGGACTTATAGGATTGGCATATCATGCATCAAAAGACCTTAAGAGCTTCTATGTATTATTAATCCTGTTCCTGTTTACAGGTTTAGCACTTAAAATATACCTTAATGAAAGGCCATTTGAACCAAGGGAAAGAGATTATGCCCTTGTAGGTTCTTTCTATGTATTTGCAATGTGGATAGGCTTTGGGGTATATGCTATTTACGACAGTATTAAAAAATTACTGGCACCTAAAATTGCAGGACCGGTTGTTCTTGCCGTTACCATGCTTGCAGGACCCGTATTACTGGCTTCTCAAAACTGGGATGACCACGACCGTTCAGACCGCTACACTGCACTTGCGATGGCAAAAGCGTACCTTGAATCGTGCGACCAGAATGCCATACTGTTTACCATAGGTGATAACGACACCTTCCCGTTATGGTATGCTCAGGAGGTTGAAGGTATAAGAACAGATATAAGAATTGTAAACACAAGCCTTTTCATGACCGACTGGTACATTGACCAAATGAAGGCTAAGGCATACGAATCAGAACCACTACCAATTTCCTTTACACACGATCAGTACGTACAGGGAACAAGAGATTATATGTTCTTAGACAGAAGAACCGATAAGCGTTTAGACATAAACGACTTTATGGACTTTATCGCTTCAGATGACCCTAGAACAAAAGTGGAGCTTAGAAACGGGCACATGATAAACTACTTCCCTACTAACAAGATAAGGCTTAATGTAGACCGTGAGTCGGTTATCAAGAATAAGATAGTAGCTCCTGAGCTGTATGATTCTATAGTTCCGTACATCGATATCGACATTAAAGGAGACGCTTTATACAAAAACCGCCTGTTAATGCTGGACCTTGTAAACAATAATAACTGGGAACGCCCTATCTATTTTACAGGAGGAAGCTTTGGCGATGACGATTACCTTTGGATGAAAGAATACCTACAGCTTGACGGTATGGTATTTAAACTTATACCTGTAAAGACACCTATACCAAAAGAAGGAAGCTTACTGGATATGGGTAATATTGACACCGATAAGATGTATGATATTGTTATGAGCTGGGATTGGGGTAACAGCGAAAGCCCTAAGATTTACCATGATCCGGAAACGCGTAAAAACAGTATTACTTACCGTACAAACCTGGCACGCCTTATGGAAAAACTAATGACAGAAGGCAAAAATGAAAAAGCGAAGAATATTGCCGATCTTGCCATGACTAAAATGCCGGTAGAATACTTTAACTACTATACGCTTTTAGAGCCATATGCAACAGCTTACTACAAACTGGGCGAAAAGGAAAAAGCACAGGATCTGCTTAAAAAGCTTATCGCTAAATATCAGGAGAACCTTACTTTCTATAAAGGGCTAAACGCAAGTGAGCAAAACCATATAGTAGTAGATATTATTACTGATATTGAGCGCTACCGTAGCCTGTTACTGATAATGAAAGATGAGGGTGACTTAAATCTTTACAACAAGGAAAAACCTGTATTCAACAAGTACAACAATATGTTTGAAAGGTTTGACCGTGACAACGAGGAATAA